From the genome of Paracholeplasma manati:
CGATTTGGTTTTAATTTCAATTTCACCTACCACATCATCGGTTTGGTCTATTTCGACATAAAAATGTTTTTCATGAGAGGATAAACTGACTTGGTAGGTATGTAATTCTCCATCGATTTTGGTTTGGATAAAGTTACCAGTTTTGTCTTCATAACGAACATAATATGGGTCACGTTGGTATTCACCTGTGATGGTTTCTTCCTCAGTGAATTTCAGAGTATTGAAAGAAACCTCAGCCATTCCAGACATGGTAAACGAATACTGATTAACCGCACTTTCAAAAGCTTGGATTTTTTCATCGAGTTCTTTACCGTACAACCCTAAGGAAATCGCTGAACATCCGGACATAATAAAAATGAAAGCCAATACTAACATCAATTTTTTCATCGTAGCACCTCTAATAAGTAACTATATTTAGTATAGCATATTATTTTATAATATTCTATCCTTTATCAAAAAAAGCCCTGGGTTCAGGGCTATTGATTAATTACTTTTTATGTTGTTTGATGAGAATTCTCGCATAACCGCCTGTCCCATAACGAACACAGGTAGAAACACGGCTCAAGGTCGTCGAACTGATGTGGGTTTCTTGGATGATTTGTTCATATGTTTTCCCTTGTAAAAGCAGCTGAGCTGCGTGAAGACGTTGTGCCATCGCATCTACTTCTTTGATCGTGCACAAATCTTCAAAAAACGCATACGCTTCTTCAAGTGACTCTAATTTTAAAATACTTTCGAGTAAAACATCGTTCATCGGGTTCTTCAGTTTCGACATAAGTGGACCTCACTTCAGAAAATCATCAAATATTTGTTCAAAATTTTCTATATTTTGGATGTTTTCACTGAAAATGATACTCGAATTTTTCATAAAAAGCAATCGAGAGGACACTAATTTTGCAAAACGTAAGTCATGTGTGACAATTAAGATCCCAATTTGAGCTTTTTTGAGTTTTAAAATGATATCGACCAAATCATCAATAGACTTGACATCGAGTGCAGAGGTTGGTTCATCAAATAACAGTATTTTTGGGGAGGTTGCTAAAGCTCTCGCAATCGCGATCCGTTGTTTTTGACCACCCGATAGGGTAATCGGATACGCATCGATTTTATCTTCTAGTCCTACCAGTTTTAATAAACGATTGGTTTCTTTTGAAATACTGTCCTGATTTTTTTTATACACCAGTTTCGGTGCGAGTTCTAAATTCTCTTTAACCGTTAAGTGTTCAAATAACGCGAAATCTTGAAAGATGAATCCCATCGATTGATACAAAGCACGTTTGGTTTTTTTATCCGCAGATTGGATGGATTGACCCGAAATATAGATGTCCCCTTCGGTTGGTTGTTCCAGATTCGCAATCAGTTTTAATAACGTACTTTTGCCAGACCCAGAAGGACCAATGATGCTTAAGACTTCACCGGCATCCAGTCCAAAACTGACATCTTTAACGGCTTGAACTTGTTTGAAGTTTTTGGATAGGTTTTTCGTTTCTAGTAACATCAGTTCACCCCATACGCAACCAAACGTCTATTTTCAATCCGTTTGAATATATATACAATGACATAGGTCATCACCAAATAGAGCAATGCCGCAACAAAATACGCTTCGACTCTAAAATCCTGACTCACCGTTTCACGGGTGTTCCGTAAGATATCGGAAATCGCAACCGCACTGACCAAAGCCGTGTCTTTAACCAATGTAATCATTTCATTCGCAATCGATGGCAATGTTTTATGAATGGTTTGAGGTAATATCACATGTCGAAACATCTGATACGGGGATAAAGACAAGGCTTTTGACGCGTCGTATTGAGATTTTGGTATGGCATTCATCCCACCTCTAAATATCTCAACAAAATAGGCAGTATAGTTGATGATGAATGTGAATATCGCGCCATAAATCTCATCGATTAAGAAGATACTTCCGAATAAAATCGGTAAACCATACACCACGAAAAAGAGTTGTAAAAGTAATGGGGTCCCACGAATGATCCAAGTATACCCATCCAATAAACGATTCACAATGCCAA
Proteins encoded in this window:
- a CDS encoding amino acid ABC transporter ATP-binding protein, which encodes MLLETKNLSKNFKQVQAVKDVSFGLDAGEVLSIIGPSGSGKSTLLKLIANLEQPTEGDIYISGQSIQSADKKTKRALYQSMGFIFQDFALFEHLTVKENLELAPKLVYKKNQDSISKETNRLLKLVGLEDKIDAYPITLSGGQKQRIAIARALATSPKILLFDEPTSALDVKSIDDLVDIILKLKKAQIGILIVTHDLRFAKLVSSRLLFMKNSSIIFSENIQNIENFEQIFDDFLK
- a CDS encoding YerC/YecD family TrpR-related protein; the encoded protein is MSKLKNPMNDVLLESILKLESLEEAYAFFEDLCTIKEVDAMAQRLHAAQLLLQGKTYEQIIQETHISSTTLSRVSTCVRYGTGGYARILIKQHKK
- a CDS encoding amino acid ABC transporter permease produces the protein MDYIIEVLLYLLQGSKTTLLVFSMTLLSIPLGLLLAVIRKLNIGIVNRLLDGYTWIIRGTPLLLQLFFVVYGLPILFGSIFLIDEIYGAIFTFIINYTAYFVEIFRGGMNAIPKSQYDASKALSLSPYQMFRHVILPQTIHKTLPSIANEMITLVKDTALVSAVAISDILRNTRETVSQDFRVEAYFVAALLYLVMTYVIVYIFKRIENRRLVAYGVN